In Leopardus geoffroyi isolate Oge1 chromosome B4, O.geoffroyi_Oge1_pat1.0, whole genome shotgun sequence, the DNA window ttgccccaaactggaaactggAATGTCCTtggacaggtgaatggataaaccgaCTATAAGCacacagaatactactcagcaataaaaaggagtaaACTATTAATACACGCAACAGCATGAGTgaatctcaaaggcattatgctgaAAGAAAGAGCTTCTCTCATGTATGATTtcattatatgacattctggaaatggcAGAATTATAGCAGTGGGAAACAAATTGGTCGTTGTCAGGGTTAGGATTGGAGGAAGGGTGTGACCACAAAGGAGCAGCAGGACGAGGTTGGGGGTGATGGAACTGTTTTGATCCTGATTGTGGTGGTGCTTACACAGATCTGCATGTGTTAAAAGTCACAgaactgtacacacacacacatacacacacacacagacagcaaTTTTACTATATGTTAAAAGATACAAGAtttagggcatctgggtgtcttagtcagttgagtgcctgacttgatttcagctcaggtcatgatctcacagtttgggttggaaccccacattaggctctgcactgatagcatggagcctgcatgattctctctctccctctctctccactcctcccacctctctctgtctctcaaaataaataaacttaaaaaaaatacaagatttaaaaaacaggCATATAGGCTACTGGTATTCATCATTTTAAGCAATGTTATtatttgagtaatttttaaatggtttctttttggggcgcccgggtggctcagtcggttagatggctgacttcgactcaggtcatgatctcacagcttgaagGCTCGTAGGTtcaaggcccgtgtcaggctctgtcctggtagctcagagcctggagcctgcttccgattctgtgtctccctctctctctctgcccctcccctgctcacgctctgtctgtctctctctcaaaaataaacactaaaaaaaatttttttaattgtttcttttaatgtttatttttgagacagcatgtgcaagcaggggaggggcagagagagagacagggagaaacagaggatccgaagcgggctccatgctgacagaagagagcccgacgtgggacttgaacctgtgagccatgagatcatgacctgagccaaagtctgatgcttaaccgactgagccacacaggcgcccctaatacaaaagtttttaaaaattaccgaGGAACTATTTAAAGGAACCCCATGGTGACACATTCTGTACAACCCATTAGTATCCTTTGTGTCAATCCGGATTTTGAGCCCTGGCTCTTGCAGTGCTGCTAGCTAGCTAACTGCGTGGTCAACAGTCACCTCTGTTTCTTAAGCAGTGACATAGGAGCAGGGGTTTGGATGACACCTGTAATTGTTGCTAAGCTGTGTGGAATCCTCTCCAACCTCAAGATTCCACTTCAGGAGGTCCAGGGTGGTGATGCCCATCTGCTACCACACTTGGTAACATCCAGAGAAGGTGAGCCACAAGGTCTCTAACTCTAAAAGTGTTATTATTTATAGCGTATCGTTATTCATAGTATATATTTAGCATATAGCATGTTATTTATAGCATATAGCATATAGCAAATATAGGGTTTGCTTACATTAAGGTCTATGTGAATTGGGAACCtgcttctgcccttccctgccatGTTGCCTGTCAGTTGGGAATTTCACACCCGACACACACAAACCCAGGATATCTTCACTAAAGTCACCAGCAGTTTTCCAAGAATCTCTCCATCAAACCATTTCCCACCTCAGTGTGACCTTGACCTTTCCTAAGGTATTTCTGCTCCCCCCTTTTTAGAGACTCAAGTCCACCTCTAGGGCCCTATCCCATGCCCCCCTCTCCTATCTTCCAGCTCCATGTGTCCAAATGTCCTAGCCGCGGACACTCGGTTGGCCGCTTGGCTGGCGAACACTTACATCTTGGAGGTAATTCTGCAGAACCTGCAAGCCCTCCGGGTGGCAGGTGACAGCAGATGaagagggtgggagggatgcCGAGGGGAACTGGGGGCAGCACCCTATTCCTATGCCAAAGATAAGGtcttcagggaagaaaaaaaatcctaaagggCAGACAAGGGCCAAGGAACTTGGAGTGCTAACTTATCCCAGGGACAGCCAGAGCAGAgcgtgggggcggggagtggggcgCAGACAGGGAGGGCTGAGCCCAGAGGGAGAAGCACCACCTGCTTGTCCTTGTCTCCCTAGAGCTCCCATTTAAGGGCGGACATTGAGGATGGGAAGGCTCAGAGCTGCCAGCGCTCCCTGCCCAACCTCCAAAGCAGCTCTGCCCACCTTCTGCATCCCAGGCCCCTCCATGTACGTCCCTCATGCCATGCCAGCTCTGTGCCCCCCACAGGCTCTCCTCAGGGATGGAGGCTAGCTGGGAGGCTGCTTGGGGGAACCGATACCCAAGGCCTTCCCTCCCCATGTCCCCAGtcccctgttttttttcttaccttttagCACCTCCTGTGCCTAACTGTCCCTGTCTTCACCTCCCCAGCTTCCAGTGCAGCCCCACCTGGATCCCACCCCTCTAATCTGAAGACCCCAGTAATGTCtaaggagagaaataaagacgactttttttttttttttaatccctatcCCAACTGGAATGGACTGAGAGAAGGAAACCTTGACCCTTGCTGCTCCGTCAGCTGTTGGGAGGCCCCATGCTCAGGACTGGGAGCATCGGGGCAGGGCAGGTATGTGGAGTATTTAAGTGGACTTGGAATATGTGGGTTGAGAGACCTGAATACTGGGTTATCATTGTGGATCAACTCCTGGTCCTCTGGGTGACTGGTTTGTGACTTGGGCATTGGATtgcagaagaagggaggaaagggacatTGGATAAAGGGTGTCAGTAGGACCCGAGGCCCTTTGTTACCATAGGAAGGAAAACATCCCAAACTGCAAGCAGGCCTGGGTCAGAGTGGCCCAAAACATTTGCTTCTACTTGTTGGTCTGGAAAGCTGAGGCCTAGAAAGGGCAGAAGATAATAATTGGGTAGCTGGCATCGCAGAGGGCTGGAGGCCAGGATGATGATTTCCAAGTTGTGGCTGGGAGTATTTTAGGAGTCCTGAGGATGGGCACAGAGATGAGGATCACCAGAGAGCATCAAAGGAGCAAGACAGAGGAATCAGGGAGAAATCAGTCATTTGTAACCCGTGCactgtgtcaaatgctttctgcATACTACATCACGGATTTCAGTTCTGCAGGATGGACCCATGTCTCCCCTGCCGTCAGCGAGCGCCTAGAAAGGCCCATTTTACAAAGTGGGAAACTGATGAGAGATTAAGAATTCTTCCTGGTCATGCTAAGTGGTGGAGTCAGGTCTTACTCATGTCAGGCTGGGTTCATAATTTCACTCCTGTAGATAGCTTAACCTCCAGCCAAATATCAGCCATGAGGAAAATAATGCGTCCAACCATGTCCTCCGGATGCTGGGGCCAAGGGCTGGGGGGATGGCTGTTGTGAATGAGGCTGGGCCCAGTTGGAGAGTTGACCAGAAATAAAATGTCGGCTTCCTTCCCGAGGGTTCCTTTCCCATTTCTGCCCCCTGGCCCTCACCTTGCAGTGGCGGACAGGTCAACAAGTGCCAGGGGGCTGGTTCTTGGGCACCTCACCAGGAGAATGTTGCTCACTAACTCCCCACAACAGATCCCTGCTGAGAACCAGTCACGGGTTCTAGGAGTAAGAAGCACTGAGTTGAAGGGTGGTCCTCACCCAAGTGCAGGAAGTAGGGGTGAAAATCAGTTCATGTGCCTGAAAGCCAGTTCCCATATGGGAGAGCTCGTGGAACACTAGGTTGACTCACCTAGATTGAAATCCGGGTAACCCTTGCCCTGCTCCAGCCCCCACTCAGAACCATACCTGTGAGTGCGGGCATTGTGAAATCCAGATTGACCAGGTTGGCCATGAACTGCAGCCTAAGATTTTACAGCTTGCCGGAAACTTCAGGGAAgtgaataacttgcccaagaccacatggCTGGGCTGGTGGCAGAGCCGAGGACCCAGCCTCTGGGCATCCCTTACAAGTCTAGGGTTCTTTGTCCTGTGGGCTCCACGGGAGACTCACGAAAGCTGTTCCCACTCCCAGAAGAAGGACATATATGTGTTTGGACAGAGCACAGATTGACACTTGGGACTGACGGCTGTGGACGCTTTGAGTCCCATCATCTACAATTCAGCCACCCGGGAGGAGATGAATTATCTAtacaggcgcccctcaccttttACAAGTTTACATTACACCATTTCACATGTGCAGAAGACCGGTTTGGGCTAACACAAAGAAATACGAAGGGGATTTTTGCTTTTGCCAGACAAAGTGAAAATAGCTTTCGGCAAGCTTTTGGTTTTGCAGCAAGTTATAGAGGTGCCATATGCCCAGAGCGGCAAGAGGGCGGTCACCACGCTCCTTCCCCCAGAGCTATACTCAGCTTCTCTGCATCAGGCctagctctgagctgtctgtgaGCATCCGTTTGCTCTGTGCGTCCCTTAGCAAGACGGTTTCAGAAAATTCAAGGTTATTttttgggtctgggaatgctcaaacACTTCTCCATAGAAGTTAATAGTAATCGGTTCGCTTTATGCCATTTCAGCTTCCGAAAGCTTTCACAGGAACACTGTTTTCGGATAGCGGGGGGAGCCTGTACTTGTTTGACTTCTGAGATTCCTGGATTCTTTTGGCCACAGGGTTGTTTCCCTTGACCCCGATCATGGATCTTCACCAGCCCTATGTAATGAGATTTGGCACATGTCCTGGAATAGGACGTCAATGCATGATCGTTGCTCTCTACTTCCTCCCTCTGCTCGTTCAGCTACTAGACAGATCCTCTTGAATCTGTTTGTTCACAGAGGACATGGGAAAGATCCTCCCTTCCCTAAGAGGAACTAGAGCCTGgagttgtttgtgtgtgtgtgttgtttaagtaagctctatgcccaacatggggcttaaactcacaaccctgagattaagagtcgcatgctgtgctgagccagccaggtgcctgtgctgttttgtttctttgactttGATTTACCATAAACTGAGAAGAACCAAAGATTGTTATAAAGAAACCATCACCAGACCCTTACCAGCATTTACTATCATTAAGTAAGTTCCCAAGAACAGAGTGACCCATTTGGCCGAGCCAGGTCAAGCCAAGAGTGAACGTCTTGAGAAATTTGAGCACTTCATGCCCTTCCAGTACTGCTCAGGTTCCAGGTTGGTTTTCTTCTCTGGTCTCCTTCCCTGGGCTCAAATTCTCAACAACTGAGGGTGGAAGGACATTGCTGACTCCAAAGCGCCTCCCCCTCGAAGGCCTGTGCCTTCCTGCTCGGTACCACATGTGTTCCCACCCACAGTCCAGGAGAGAATCTATGCCCAAGGGACAAGGGGCACCAAATTCCTCAGGCACCTAGGAGATATGCCTTACATTCTCCCTGACATGTGAAGTTACAGTAAAAGCAAGGGAGACAGCAGCCAAGGGTGAAACTGCTTGTTTTCACCCATCAGCCTAGCCCAACTGACTTCGCTGCTGTTGCTCTGGGCTCTGACTGTCCCACTGTTGTTACCACCGAAGTACTGGGCTTGAACTCGAGTTAAGAAGGCCACAcgtggagacagagggaaggcAAGAAGGTGACGAGAAGACAGGAGGGTTGAATTTGAACAGGGAAAAGATCAAAAGTAAAGCCAGAATCCTACTTGCtcttttttccattctcctttATTCCATAAACACCTAGTTACAAGTTGcacaaatcaaaaaataaaggcagagaaGGGTGTAGGGAAGGTTTTTGTGATGTGCAGGGagtgggaagggagaaagggatgggagcctgtcctctccctccacacacaGCCCTGGATAAGGGCTATGGCCTCTGCAGTGGGGGATCTGAGGAGGAGGTGGGCAAAGATCCAGGGCAGCTGAGGGATAGAGGAAGCCCCTAAACCCAGAGCTCACCCCAAAAGCCCCTTCGATGCATGGCGAGGGTAGaaaggggaaggtgaggaggctCAAAGATGgagcagcaaaatgaaaaatcaagttaGCAGATACAGGAGAAGTGGACTCATCATGGTAGGggattaaagaaggaaaaagtaggTAAAGGGGGCAGTGAAAGGTTCTCCCTGAGACccccagggagaggtggggggccAGCTTGCctgttaatttaatattaaattggGAGTGGGAGCTGGAGAGGAAAAAGTTATTTGGGGGATGATTTCTCAGCCTCTCAGCCTGTAcctggaagggaaagagagaagagcgAGTCAAAAGACAAAACGTAAAGGCCAGGAGTTGGGTTCACTCTCCCATTCCAGTGGCAGCATTCTTCTCTTCACACCAACTAAAACTTACACCATCAAAGGCAGTAATTGCTGGGCACCTGGACTCCTTCTGCCTCATGACAAAGGAATGTGCACAGGTACGTGCCTCAACCCCCCCTCCGTGCTTGACACCTTACAATTCCTCCCTCTCAATACTTACAAGAGAGGCTGAGGGCCTAGGGCCCTCACCAGTCATAGCGGCGGGACTGTCGGGAGGGGGAGTCCTCAGGTCCCTGTATAGCCAGGCGGGGAGGCCCCTCAGCCCTTCGTCCCCCACCCCCTGAAGCCTCATGCCGTCGAAATTCCAGAGGGCGCTGCTGCCGGAATCGGGATGTCTCCCTCCGCCATTCATCATCAAATGCTGCAGCCTCACCTGAAGAGCACAGAGACCAGACGTGACATTTAAATATACAGGCTGGCTTCTGGAAGCAGAGGCAAGCGTGAGCAAATACAGCAAAGGCTGAAACTATGTGTGGGGACATGTTGAGGGACACCaacaatttctgttcttttttttttaattttttttaacgtttatttatttttgagacagagacagagcatgaacgggggagggtcagagagagggagacacagaatctgaaaccggctccaggctctgagctgtcagcacagagcccgacgcggggctcgaactcacagactgcgagatcatgacctgagccgaagtcggacgcttacccgactgagccacccaggcgccccaacaatttctGTTCTTAGTAGTCTGGGGTTCCATATGGTTCCACGAGCTAATAGCCAACAGCGATTCCAATGTGGAAGCCACCAGCAGGCCTAAGGCAGGACTACTCAAGAAGGAAATCAGAAACGGGGTAATTATGAAGTTAAGGAGCATAGTGCCATGCACAcaataagtacttaataaatacttattgacttgagaaagaaaaaaactgatccTGACAGTTGGCCTCTCCTTGGCGAGGAGACTGCCAGGGCTTGACTTAGCCCCTAAAGCTGACAGGACAGGGCTCAAGTGAGGTCAGAACAGGAGGcctggagcgcctggatggctcagtcagttaggtgtccgacttcggctcgggtcatgatctcacagtttgtgggtttgtgcagttgggctctgtgctgacagctgggagcctggagcctgcttcggattctgtgtctccctctctctctgctcttcccccatcatgctgtctctctctgtctctcaaaaataaaaacgtttaaaaaaattaaaaaaaaaaaaaaaaaaaaaaaagaataggaggtCCACCCAGAACTTTGCCAAGAAACATCTACAGAGGTAAGGACAGAAAGCTGGTTGGTGTCTCCTAGCTCGCAGGAACGGGACCAGTGGCCCGGGAGCCAGAAGggtgatgagaaaaaaagaaggctcACTCTCATCCAGGTTGATATAATCCTGCCGCTCCTCCTGGTCCCCTGTGCGGTGGTTTCGGGAGCGCTGGAGGATGTGAGCCCGGTCTCGGATGTGATGCCCGATGGACATCTGCTCTAGCCCACTGTCCGAGTCCCGTACGGTCCTGCGAGTCTCCCGGATCTGGGAGGAGGCAGAACACAGCACACAGCTGTCCCTTCCAAAGCCTGGCTACACCAAGCCGGGATAGACAAACCACCCCGAACCCAATCATGAAAAAAGAAGCCAGGGTTTCTGTGCGTGTCATTCAACCCTGCCTTCTCTGGGATATCAGAAGCCCTTCAACTCACCCCGCCTGGTGCCGAGCGCATCTCTGACGTCTCCTGGTAGACCTTGGGGGCACCATCACCCGTATTGGAGTAGGAGATGACAGTGGAGGATGAAAAGGTCTGGCAATTGCCTCCAGCTGTCATGTGTTCCTGTGGAGGAAAACACACAGCAGGACTGAACGGTCCCTCTGGCGAAGGGATCCCACATTTCAGCTGCCTGTTCCTGT includes these proteins:
- the MLF2 gene encoding myeloid leukemia factor 2, whose product is MFRFMRDVEPEDPMFLMDPFAIHRQHMNRMLSGGFGYSPFLSITDGNMPGTRPASRRMQAGTVSPFGMLGMSGGFMDMFGMMNDMIGNMEHMTAGGNCQTFSSSTVISYSNTGDGAPKVYQETSEMRSAPGGIRETRRTVRDSDSGLEQMSIGHHIRDRAHILQRSRNHRTGDQEERQDYINLDESEAAAFDDEWRRETSRFRQQRPLEFRRHEASGGGGRRAEGPPRLAIQGPEDSPSRQSRRYDW